The genome window GGTCGGTGCCCGAGGAGGTCGCGGAGGCGTACTTCCAGGAGCGGGACGAGTACCTCAGGGAGCATCCCGTGCGGGTCCTTCCGGGGGCCGGCGGGCTGCTCGAACGGCTGCGCGCCACCGGGGCGTCCCTGGTGTGCTACGGCGGCCTGGAACGGGCCCACTTCGACCGGTACCTGGCCCCGTTCGCCGCGTACTTCGACGGCCCCGGTTACGTGTGCACCAACGGATTCCGTCCCGGAGTACGGGAGATCGCCGAGGACATCTTCGGACTGCCCTGCGGCGAGACGCTGTTCATCGACGACGTGGCGCGTGTGGCCGAGGTCGCCCGGACCTTGGGAGCGGCCTTCATCGGGCATCCGACCACCTACGCCCACAGCTTCCAGCGGCAGCTGATGCAAGAGGCCGGGGTGCGGCACGTGGTCGGGTCGCTCGACGGGATCGACGAATCGCTGCTGAGGACCGTGGACGCCGAGGCCGGGGCCGAGGCCGGCCGGCCTCGGCTCGCGGACGCCGGGTGTGCCGACCGCCGTGTCCCTGCGATGGCGTGACACGACGGGGAAGCGATCGCCGACCAGGTACGGAAACCAGCACTCCGGACGCTTTCGCGCGCTTCGCGTTTTCCTCTGCCCCGGAAGGCGCGCGAGGCCCAGGAAGGCACGCTGCGACCTACTTGACCAGCATGTTTCTCCTGCCGAGGAGAGGGTGCGGGCGTCAGGGGCCGTGAGGCGGGGGAGGGAGAATCGTCGGTAGCGCTGGTGAAGACCTTGACCGCAGAGTACAGTACCTTCTAGACGGTTTTTTCTTCGCTGACGCGTGTCACGTTGCGAAGGAGGCTTGAAGGAAGGGGAGACGCAGTGGCCCAGCAAAAGCGAGCGATCGA of Streptomyces griseiscabiei contains these proteins:
- a CDS encoding HAD family hydrolase, producing the protein MAFRHVRLIAVNIDGVLLNDTFSPVFHRFVASRGGAYTAELERTVLSQSQLRAAAALGGPGSVPEEVAEAYFQERDEYLREHPVRVLPGAGGLLERLRATGASLVCYGGLERAHFDRYLAPFAAYFDGPGYVCTNGFRPGVREIAEDIFGLPCGETLFIDDVARVAEVARTLGAAFIGHPTTYAHSFQRQLMQEAGVRHVVGSLDGIDESLLRTVDAEAGAEAGRPRLADAGCADRRVPAMA